The Apteryx mantelli isolate bAptMan1 chromosome 38, bAptMan1.hap1, whole genome shotgun sequence genome includes a region encoding these proteins:
- the ALDOA gene encoding fructose-bisphosphate aldolase A, translating into MPHPYPALSPEQKKELAGIALRIVAPGKGILAADESTGSIAKRLSSVGAENTEENRRWYRQLLFTADQRVDPCIGGVILFHETLYQKADDGRPFPAVIRAKGGLVGIKVDKGVVPLAGTNGETTTQGLDGLMERCAQYKKDGADFAKWRCVLKISEHTPSRLAVLENANVLARYASICQQNGIVPIVEPEILPDGDHDLKRCQYVTEKVLAAVYKALSDHHVYLEGTLLKPNMVTAGHACPKKYSPEEIAMATVTALRRTVPPAVPGITFLSGGQSEEEASLNLNAINRCPLARPWALTFSYGRALQASALRAWAGKRDNTKAAQEEYVKRALANSLACQGKYTPSGQAGAAASESLFISNHAY; encoded by the exons GCAGCATCGCCAAGCGGCTGAGCTCGGTGGGGGCGGAGAACACGGAGGAGAACCGCCGCTGGTACCGGCAGCTGCTCTTCACCGCCGACCAGCGCGTCGACCCCTGCATCGGCGGCGTCATCCTCTTCCACGAGACCCTCTACCAGAAGGCCGACGACGGGCGCCCCTTCCCCGCCGTCATCCGCGCCAAGGGCGGCCTCGTCGGCATCAAG gtGGACAAGGGGGTTGTCCCCCTGGCTGGCACCAATGGTGAGACCACCACCCAAG GCCTGGACGGGCTGATGGAGCGCTGCGCCCAGTACAAGAAGGACGGCGCCGACTTCGCCAAGTGGCGCTGCGTCCTCAAGATCTCGGAGCACACGCCGTCGCGCCTCGCCGTCCTGGAGAACGCCAACGTCCTCGCCCGCTACGCCAGCATCTGCCAGCAG AACGGCATCGTCCCCATCGTGGAGCCCGAGATCCTCCCCGACGGCGACCACGACCTCAAGCGCTGCCAGTACGTCACCGAGAAG GTGCTGGCGGCCGTCTACAAGGCGCTGAGCGACCACCACGTCTACCTGGAGGGGACCTTGCTCAAGCCCAACATGGTGACGGCGGGTCACGCCTGCCCCAAGAAGTACAGCCCCGAGGAGATCGCCATGGCCACCGTCACCGCCCTGCGGCGCACCGTGCCACCCGCCGTCCCCG GCATCACGTTCCTGTCGGGGGGCCAGAGCGAGGAGGAGGCGTCGCTGAACCTCAACGCCATCAACCGGTGCCCGCTGGCGCGGCCCTGGGCCCTCACCTTCTCGTACGGGCGGGCGCTGCAGGCCTCGGCCCTGCGCGCCTGGGCCGGCAAGCGCGACAACACCAAGGCCGCCCAGGAGGAGTACGTCAAGCGCGCCCTG GCCAACTCGCTGGCGTGTCAGGGCAAGTACACCCCCAGCGGGCAGGCGGGGGCAGCTGCCAGCGAGTCCCTCTTCATCTCCAACCACGCCTActga